A genomic region of Candidatus Dadabacteria bacterium contains the following coding sequences:
- a CDS encoding FAD-binding protein, with translation MEKYETHTHDVIVIGAGGAGLRAAIESSAKGASTALICKSLLGKAHTVMAEGGVAAALANVDTKDNWETHFKDTMKGGKMLNNWQMALYHAQEAPERVRELEYWGALFDRTKEGRINQRAFGGHTWKRLAHVGDRTGLEMIRTLQEKGIHSGIDVYMECTITHLVKDGDRVVGAFGYWRESGKFVLFRANAIVLATGGVGKAYKYTSNSWEYTGDGHAMAYEAGAELIDMEFIQFHPTGMVWPPSVRGILVTEAVRGEGGILTNSEGERFMERYDPERMELSTRDVVARSIYTEVEQGRGSPHGGAFLDVSHRGADYVKRKLPSMYHQFMEFADIDITKGPMEVFPTTHYVMGGVKVEGDTCSSTVPGLFAAGEVAGGMHGANRLGGNSLSDLLVFGKRAGEGAAAYASGKSHAQIPAELVEGYANELREPFNNTQGENPYTIHQDLQDAMQLYIGVFRTEENIQKGIDEIEGLKERAKVLKIEGSVMFNPGWHLCRDLRSMLIVSEALARCALARKESRGAHSRVDFPESDDEKWGKLNFIVSIKDEAMDVATRPITEMPEELSKLFTEDK, from the coding sequence GTGGAAAAATACGAAACACACACTCATGACGTTATAGTTATCGGCGCAGGCGGGGCCGGTCTTCGGGCCGCCATCGAATCTTCCGCAAAGGGCGCCTCGACCGCACTTATATGTAAATCCCTGCTCGGCAAGGCCCACACCGTGATGGCCGAGGGCGGCGTTGCGGCAGCTTTGGCAAACGTTGACACAAAGGACAACTGGGAAACCCACTTCAAGGACACCATGAAGGGCGGGAAGATGCTTAACAACTGGCAGATGGCCCTTTATCACGCGCAGGAGGCTCCCGAGAGGGTGAGGGAGCTTGAGTACTGGGGAGCGCTTTTTGACAGAACTAAAGAGGGAAGAATAAATCAGAGGGCTTTCGGCGGACACACCTGGAAGAGGCTTGCCCACGTGGGCGACCGGACCGGTCTTGAGATGATAAGGACCCTCCAGGAAAAGGGAATACACTCAGGCATAGACGTCTACATGGAATGCACGATAACCCATCTCGTAAAGGACGGAGACAGGGTTGTGGGAGCCTTCGGCTACTGGAGAGAGAGCGGAAAGTTTGTTCTTTTCCGCGCAAACGCCATTGTTCTTGCAACGGGTGGGGTGGGAAAGGCCTACAAGTACACCTCGAACTCCTGGGAATACACCGGCGACGGTCACGCGATGGCATATGAGGCCGGAGCCGAGCTTATAGACATGGAATTCATACAGTTCCATCCCACGGGTATGGTCTGGCCCCCGAGCGTGAGGGGAATACTGGTTACCGAGGCGGTGCGCGGTGAGGGAGGCATTCTCACAAACAGCGAGGGCGAGCGCTTTATGGAGAGATACGACCCCGAACGCATGGAGCTCTCAACCCGCGACGTGGTCGCAAGATCCATATACACGGAAGTTGAGCAGGGCCGCGGTTCTCCCCACGGCGGAGCGTTCCTTGACGTCTCGCACAGGGGAGCCGATTACGTAAAGCGAAAGCTTCCCAGCATGTACCACCAGTTCATGGAGTTTGCCGATATAGACATAACGAAAGGACCGATGGAAGTGTTCCCGACCACCCATTACGTGATGGGCGGAGTCAAGGTCGAGGGAGATACCTGCTCGAGCACCGTTCCGGGGCTATTTGCCGCGGGCGAGGTCGCAGGAGGAATGCACGGCGCAAACCGTCTAGGCGGAAACTCCCTCTCTGATCTTCTTGTTTTCGGGAAAAGGGCGGGCGAGGGAGCAGCGGCTTACGCAAGCGGAAAATCCCACGCACAGATACCCGCCGAGCTCGTTGAGGGATACGCAAACGAGCTCAGGGAGCCTTTTAACAACACCCAGGGAGAGAACCCCTACACGATCCACCAGGATCTCCAGGACGCGATGCAGCTCTACATAGGGGTGTTCCGCACGGAAGAGAACATACAGAAGGGCATAGACGAGATAGAGGGACTGAAGGAGAGGGCGAAAGTACTCAAGATAGAGGGCTCGGTGATGTTTAACCCGGGATGGCATCTCTGCAGGGACCTCAGGTCGATGCTGATCGTTTCGGAGGCGCTCGCGAGATGCGCGCTTGCGAGAAAGGAGAGCAGGGGAGCTCACAGCCGGGTCGACTTCCCTGAGAGCGACGACGAGAAATGGGGCAAGCTCAATTTCATTGTCTCCATTAAAGACGAGGCTATGGACGTCGCAACGCGGCCGATCACGGAGATGCCCGAGGAGCTTTCGAAACTGTTTACGGAGGATAAGTGA
- a CDS encoding succinate dehydrogenase/fumarate reductase iron-sulfur subunit encodes MSVAKLRVFRGDSQGGEEKEYEVPVDEGMVVLDALFYIQANYDGDLAIRWNCKAAKCGSCSTEINGKPKLACKTRMDSFAEGETITVYPIKAFPVIKDLVTDVSWNYEVSKKIPPFTPAEDTEWVMYQEDVERGQEFRKCIECFLCQNVCHILRDHNRKDAFAGPRFMIKIAEREMHPLDVLDRREFAREEAGVGFCNITKCCTEVCPEDIHITDNGIIPLKERVVDKYYDPLSWLLRKIKGK; translated from the coding sequence ATGTCGGTAGCCAAGCTAAGAGTTTTTCGCGGAGATTCCCAGGGTGGAGAGGAAAAGGAGTACGAGGTCCCGGTAGATGAGGGTATGGTGGTCCTCGACGCGCTTTTCTACATACAGGCTAACTACGACGGCGACCTGGCGATAAGATGGAACTGCAAGGCGGCCAAGTGCGGTTCCTGCAGCACCGAGATAAACGGAAAACCGAAGCTTGCCTGCAAGACCCGCATGGACAGTTTCGCCGAGGGCGAAACGATTACCGTCTACCCGATCAAGGCGTTTCCAGTGATAAAGGATCTAGTGACCGACGTTTCGTGGAACTACGAGGTAAGCAAAAAGATTCCTCCGTTTACCCCTGCAGAAGACACCGAGTGGGTCATGTACCAGGAGGACGTTGAGAGGGGACAGGAATTCCGCAAATGCATAGAGTGCTTTCTGTGCCAGAACGTCTGTCACATACTTCGCGACCACAACAGAAAAGACGCGTTTGCGGGGCCGAGGTTCATGATAAAGATCGCCGAGCGGGAGATGCATCCCCTGGATGTCCTTGACAGGAGGGAGTTTGCGCGCGAGGAAGCGGGGGTCGGCTTCTGCAACATCACGAAATGCTGCACGGAAGTGTGCCCCGAGGACATACACATAACGGATAACGGAATCATTCCGCTTAAGGAGAGGGTGGTTGACAAGTACTATGACCCGCTTTCCTGGCTTTTGAGGAAGATCAAGGGGAAATAG
- the fabF gene encoding beta-ketoacyl-ACP synthase II → MGRRVAVTGIGLITPVGVGNDATWSSICEGVPGVSRVSSFDPSDLKTQIAGQVKDFEPTLYMEPKDAKRNDRFIQLSIAATKLALEDAGLEVTDDISGRTGTFIGSGIGGMKTFYDTVLTMENKGPNRVSPFFIPNIVTNMASGYVSIRFNAKGPNCSSTTACSASGHSLALSAKIIQDGKADVMIAGGAEAPLIPLTFAAFNAMKALSTRNDEPETASRPFEMGRDGFILSEGAGVLILEELEFAKKRGARIYAEVLGSGMSADAFHITAPSLEGPSSCMNAALADSGLNPGDVDYINAHGTSTRLNDVNETNAIKEVFGEDARRIPVSSTKSMTGHLLGAAGAVEAAICVLALRDGVLPPTINLFESDPECDLDYIPHTARESDIKVALSNSYGFGGTNVSVALRKFS, encoded by the coding sequence ATGGGAAGAAGGGTAGCGGTTACAGGTATAGGGCTTATAACGCCCGTCGGGGTGGGGAACGACGCCACATGGTCTTCGATCTGCGAAGGGGTTCCGGGAGTGAGCAGGGTTTCGTCCTTTGATCCCTCGGATCTTAAAACGCAGATCGCGGGGCAGGTGAAGGATTTCGAACCGACGCTCTACATGGAGCCGAAAGACGCGAAGAGAAACGACAGGTTCATTCAGCTCTCCATCGCGGCTACCAAGCTGGCGCTTGAGGATGCCGGGCTTGAGGTTACGGATGATATCTCCGGGCGCACGGGGACTTTTATCGGATCGGGAATCGGCGGGATGAAAACCTTCTACGACACCGTCCTCACGATGGAGAACAAGGGTCCTAACCGCGTTTCCCCGTTTTTCATACCGAACATAGTGACCAACATGGCTTCGGGATACGTCTCGATAAGGTTCAACGCCAAGGGTCCCAACTGTTCTTCGACGACCGCGTGTTCCGCAAGCGGTCACTCGCTCGCGCTTTCCGCCAAGATAATACAGGACGGCAAGGCGGACGTTATGATAGCCGGCGGAGCCGAAGCTCCGCTGATCCCCCTTACCTTCGCGGCTTTTAACGCCATGAAGGCGCTTTCGACCAGAAACGACGAGCCGGAGACCGCGTCGAGGCCGTTTGAGATGGGGCGCGACGGGTTTATCCTTTCAGAAGGGGCGGGAGTGCTGATTCTTGAAGAACTCGAGTTCGCGAAAAAAAGGGGTGCCAGAATATACGCCGAGGTGCTCGGCTCCGGAATGAGCGCCGACGCCTTTCACATCACGGCGCCTTCGCTTGAGGGGCCGTCGAGCTGCATGAACGCGGCTCTTGCGGATTCGGGCCTTAATCCCGGGGACGTGGATTACATAAACGCCCACGGAACCTCGACGCGTCTTAACGACGTTAACGAGACCAATGCGATCAAGGAGGTGTTCGGCGAGGACGCCCGGCGAATTCCGGTGAGTTCCACGAAATCCATGACCGGCCACCTGCTCGGCGCTGCGGGCGCGGTGGAAGCGGCAATCTGCGTACTTGCGCTTCGAGACGGCGTTTTGCCGCCGACTATAAACCTTTTTGAGAGCGATCCCGAATGCGATCTGGATTACATTCCGCACACCGCGAGGGAGAGCGACATAAAGGTGGCTCTCAGCAATTCCTACGGTTTCGGCGGAACGAACGTAAGTGTCGCGCTACGCAAGTTCAGCTGA
- the mdh gene encoding malate dehydrogenase: MLKNGRAKISVIGAGNVGASAAFRIAQLELADVALIDIVEGIPEGKALDLAQMCPITGSDVNLVGSTNYEDTAGSDVVIITSGIPRKPGMSRDDLISTNTKVVKSVTEQVVAHSPDAILILVTNPLDAMVYVAHRVSGLSDNKVMGMAGVLDSARFRAFIAMELGVSVENINASVLGGHGDTMVPLLSNTTVSGIPIAQLVPASRLDAMVDRTRKGGAEIVALLKTGSAFYAPAVAAVEMAEAIIKDKKKVLPCCVYADGHYGVEDTFVGLPVRLGSEGVEEIIGVEISSEEMEALHVSAGKVKELCEIIDGMGIL, encoded by the coding sequence ATCTTGAAGAACGGCAGAGCGAAAATTTCTGTGATAGGTGCGGGAAACGTCGGCGCGTCGGCGGCGTTTCGGATTGCACAGCTTGAACTTGCCGACGTGGCTTTGATTGACATAGTGGAGGGAATTCCCGAAGGAAAGGCGCTTGACCTTGCCCAGATGTGCCCGATTACCGGAAGCGACGTAAATCTCGTTGGTTCAACCAACTACGAAGACACGGCAGGTTCAGACGTGGTGATAATCACCTCCGGAATTCCGAGAAAGCCCGGGATGAGCCGTGACGACCTTATCTCGACAAACACCAAGGTGGTAAAGAGCGTTACAGAGCAGGTGGTTGCTCATTCCCCGGACGCGATACTCATACTGGTCACCAACCCGCTTGACGCCATGGTTTACGTGGCGCACAGGGTAAGCGGCCTTTCAGACAACAAAGTGATGGGGATGGCAGGGGTGCTTGATTCCGCGCGTTTCCGGGCGTTTATCGCGATGGAGCTCGGGGTATCGGTTGAGAACATAAACGCCTCGGTTCTCGGCGGACATGGAGACACGATGGTTCCGCTTCTAAGCAACACTACGGTGTCGGGTATTCCCATAGCGCAGCTTGTCCCCGCTTCAAGGCTCGACGCGATGGTCGACCGCACCAGGAAGGGAGGAGCCGAAATAGTAGCGCTTCTTAAGACCGGAAGCGCTTTTTACGCCCCCGCGGTAGCCGCGGTGGAAATGGCCGAGGCAATCATAAAGGATAAGAAGAAGGTACTGCCCTGCTGCGTTTACGCGGACGGACATTACGGAGTGGAAGATACGTTCGTGGGTCTTCCCGTAAGGCTCGGCTCAGAAGGGGTTGAGGAGATAATAGGGGTTGAGATTTCCAGTGAGGAGATGGAGGCTCTGCACGTCTCGGCGGGCAAGGTGAAAGAGCTTTGCGAAATAATTGACGGAATGGGGATCCTCTAG
- a CDS encoding succinate dehydrogenase, which yields MANGTASKALTMRKDTWWVEPLITGVVLGAFGIYSTWRALSNQFFYTEPYLSPFYSPLLLFDWWPASPAILILWAPLGFRATCYYYRKAYYRAYFFSPPGCAVKPVGKRGSYSGESSFPFILQNIHRFFLYASIVILLFLWIDSYEAFFFHDGAGVGVGTIVLTANAFLLTMYSFSCHSFRHLMGGNLDVFSKCPTRFRLWGAISVQNEVHMKWAWTSLVFVALTDLYVFLVANGTITDLRLI from the coding sequence ATGGCTAACGGTACGGCGAGCAAGGCGCTCACCATGAGAAAGGATACGTGGTGGGTGGAGCCTCTCATAACCGGGGTGGTGCTTGGGGCTTTCGGAATCTACTCCACGTGGAGGGCTCTTTCGAACCAGTTTTTCTACACCGAGCCCTACCTCTCGCCTTTTTATTCCCCGCTTCTGCTCTTTGACTGGTGGCCGGCTTCCCCGGCAATACTTATTCTCTGGGCGCCGCTTGGATTCCGAGCGACCTGCTATTACTACAGAAAAGCATACTACCGGGCGTACTTCTTCTCGCCTCCGGGCTGTGCGGTAAAACCGGTCGGCAAAAGGGGCTCCTACAGCGGAGAGTCAAGCTTTCCGTTCATCCTGCAGAACATCCACAGGTTTTTTCTCTATGCCTCTATAGTCATTCTGCTGTTTTTGTGGATTGACTCGTACGAAGCCTTTTTCTTCCATGACGGGGCCGGAGTGGGCGTCGGGACCATAGTTCTTACCGCAAATGCGTTTTTGCTTACCATGTATTCGTTTTCCTGCCACTCGTTTCGCCACCTGATGGGAGGGAATCTTGATGTGTTCTCAAAGTGTCCGACCCGCTTTCGTCTTTGGGGCGCCATAAGCGTCCAGAACGAAGTACATATGAAATGGGCGTGGACAAGCCTTGTTTTCGTGGCTCTAACGGACCTTTACGTGTTCCTGGTAGCGAACGGAACAATCACTGATCTGAGGTTGATATAG
- the acnA gene encoding aconitate hydratase AcnA, with protein sequence MALTDNLDTLSDLTVGDKTYKIYSLAKLEERYGVSISRLPFSIRILLENVLRNFDGKTVTEQHVESLAKWDPSNTEAKEIPYNPARVILQDFTGVPCVVDLAAMRSVVEKKGGDPSLVNPIVPVDLVIDHSVQVDYFASGDAFGKNVEVEYERNRERYTFLKWAQGSFDNFRVVPPGTGIVHQVNLECLASVVVSKQTGSESVAYPDTLVGTDSHTTMINGLSVMGWGVGGIEAEACMLGQPLYMLIPDVIGFRLTGRLSQGVTATDLVLTVTEMLRKKGVVGKFVEFFGPGVSNLALSDQATIANMAPEYGATMGFFPVDAETLRYLGTTGRDDAATLVEAYTKEQKMFRTDDAEDPVYTDTLELDISTVEPSLAGPSRPQDRISLGDMKSSYHENLQARGLAANGDASRAANGISDGSVVIAAITSCTNTSNPSVMVGAGLFAKKAVERGLSVNPYVKTSLAPGSRVVTDYLNAAGLTPYLEELGFGLVGYGCTTCIGNSGPLPEDVDAAIRENDLTCAAVLSGNRNFEGRVHPLVKFAYLASPPLVVAFAIAGKVGIDLYSEPLGVGSDGDEVFLRDIWPTQQEIIDTVAESITPEIFNTQYSRVFEGDETWKSLEAPQSGIYEWDTESTYIQEPPFFDDFPLEPDDPEDIEGANVLALLGDSITTDHISPAGSIPKDGPAGGYLISKGVTPRSFNSFGSRRGNHEVMIRGSFANIRIRNKMVGGKEGGWTVHVPTGEEMSIYEASSRYMNDGTDLVVIGGKEYGTGSSRDWAAKGTALLGARCVIAESFERIHRSNLVGMGVLPLQFEEGESAESLGITGFETFSVSGISEDLYPGKRMTVTVTDTDGGQREFHATCRLDTPVEVEYYRNGGILQTVLRQMISG encoded by the coding sequence ATGGCTTTGACTGACAATCTCGATACTCTTTCCGACCTTACAGTCGGGGACAAAACCTACAAGATATATTCCCTCGCAAAACTTGAAGAGCGCTACGGCGTATCGATTTCAAGACTGCCTTTTTCAATAAGAATACTGCTTGAGAACGTGCTCAGGAATTTTGACGGAAAAACCGTGACTGAACAGCACGTGGAGTCCCTCGCCAAGTGGGACCCTTCAAATACCGAGGCCAAAGAGATTCCCTACAACCCCGCGAGGGTGATACTTCAGGATTTCACGGGAGTTCCCTGCGTGGTCGACCTTGCCGCGATGAGGTCGGTTGTCGAGAAAAAAGGGGGAGACCCCTCGCTTGTGAATCCCATAGTTCCCGTTGATCTGGTCATAGACCACTCCGTTCAGGTCGATTATTTCGCAAGCGGCGACGCTTTCGGAAAGAACGTGGAAGTGGAGTACGAAAGAAACAGGGAAAGATATACATTCTTGAAATGGGCACAGGGATCCTTTGACAATTTCAGGGTCGTGCCCCCGGGAACCGGGATAGTGCACCAGGTGAATCTTGAGTGTCTTGCGAGCGTAGTCGTCTCAAAGCAGACAGGCTCCGAGTCGGTTGCTTACCCGGACACCCTGGTGGGAACGGATTCCCACACGACCATGATAAACGGTCTTAGCGTCATGGGCTGGGGAGTAGGGGGAATAGAGGCAGAAGCCTGCATGCTCGGGCAGCCGCTTTACATGCTGATACCCGACGTCATCGGATTCAGGCTGACCGGCCGCCTCTCACAGGGTGTTACCGCAACGGACCTGGTTCTCACGGTGACCGAGATGCTTAGGAAAAAGGGCGTTGTCGGCAAGTTCGTCGAGTTTTTCGGACCCGGAGTTAGCAATCTCGCGCTTTCTGACCAGGCCACGATAGCGAACATGGCTCCCGAGTACGGGGCCACCATGGGATTTTTCCCGGTAGACGCCGAAACACTTAGATACCTCGGGACGACGGGCAGGGACGACGCTGCCACGCTTGTCGAGGCCTACACGAAGGAACAGAAGATGTTCAGAACCGACGATGCGGAAGACCCGGTTTACACCGATACGCTAGAACTTGACATATCAACCGTCGAGCCGTCTCTTGCCGGCCCGAGCCGCCCGCAGGACAGGATATCGCTCGGGGACATGAAAAGCTCCTACCACGAGAATCTTCAGGCGAGGGGACTCGCCGCGAACGGAGACGCATCGCGCGCGGCGAACGGAATTTCAGACGGTTCGGTCGTAATAGCCGCCATCACGAGCTGCACTAATACCTCGAATCCCTCCGTTATGGTAGGGGCGGGGCTTTTCGCCAAGAAGGCCGTTGAGAGGGGGCTTTCCGTTAATCCTTACGTGAAAACGAGTCTGGCGCCGGGGTCGAGGGTGGTAACGGATTACCTGAACGCCGCGGGACTTACCCCGTATCTTGAAGAACTGGGTTTCGGTCTGGTCGGGTACGGATGCACGACCTGCATAGGAAACAGCGGCCCGCTTCCAGAAGACGTGGACGCGGCCATAAGGGAAAACGACCTTACCTGCGCCGCGGTTCTAAGCGGAAACAGGAATTTTGAAGGCAGGGTGCACCCGCTTGTGAAATTCGCTTACCTGGCGTCGCCTCCGCTTGTCGTGGCGTTCGCCATAGCCGGCAAGGTCGGAATCGATCTCTACAGCGAACCCCTCGGGGTTGGAAGCGACGGGGACGAAGTGTTCCTCAGGGACATATGGCCGACGCAGCAGGAGATAATCGATACGGTAGCGGAGTCAATCACCCCCGAAATATTCAACACCCAGTATTCCCGGGTTTTTGAAGGCGATGAGACCTGGAAATCTCTTGAGGCTCCGCAGTCAGGCATTTACGAGTGGGATACGGAATCCACCTACATACAGGAGCCTCCGTTCTTCGATGATTTCCCGCTTGAGCCAGACGACCCCGAAGACATAGAAGGGGCGAACGTGCTCGCGCTGCTTGGAGACTCGATAACGACGGATCATATTTCCCCCGCGGGCTCAATCCCCAAGGACGGCCCCGCGGGCGGCTATCTCATCTCGAAGGGCGTTACCCCGAGGAGCTTTAACAGCTTCGGCTCAAGGAGGGGGAATCACGAGGTCATGATCCGCGGATCGTTTGCCAACATCAGGATAAGAAACAAGATGGTCGGAGGAAAGGAAGGAGGGTGGACGGTTCACGTTCCCACGGGAGAGGAAATGTCGATTTACGAAGCGTCCTCAAGGTACATGAACGACGGTACGGACCTTGTCGTGATCGGCGGGAAGGAGTACGGAACGGGAAGCTCCCGGGACTGGGCGGCAAAGGGAACCGCTCTTCTGGGAGCAAGGTGCGTCATAGCTGAGAGTTTCGAGCGGATTCACAGGAGCAACCTGGTGGGAATGGGGGTTCTGCCCCTTCAGTTCGAAGAGGGGGAAAGTGCGGAATCTCTCGGCATCACGGGCTTTGAGACTTTCAGTGTAAGCGGGATTTCAGAGGACCTTTATCCGGGCAAGCGGATGACCGTAACCGTGACGGACACTGACGGCGGGCAGAGAGAATTTCACGCAACGTGCAGGCTCGATACGCCGGTTGAGGTCGAATATTACCGCAACGGCGGGATACTTCAGACCGTCCTGCGTCAGATGATATCGGGGTAG
- the icd gene encoding isocitrate dehydrogenase (NADP(+)) has translation MTVPSGEKIQIDEESRKLVIPDNPIIPFIEGDGIGPDIWHASQIVFDAAVEKAYGGKKKIEWLEVLAGEKAYEETGEWLPEETTETIKEYIVAIKGPLTTPVGGGIRSLNVALRQILDLYACVRPVRWIKGTPNPLLVPGKLDVVIFRENTEDVYAGIEWESGTEEAAAVREYLVENYGVNIRELSGIGIKPISPFGTKRLVRKAIEYAIEYKRKSVTLVHKGNIMKFTEGAFREWGYELAKEEFPEITITEDELWDDYGGKQPDGKIVMKDRIADSMFQQVLTRPSEYDVMAMPNLNGDYMSDACAAQVGGLGVAPGGNIGDYLAVFEATHGTAPKYTGQDKVNPGSVILSGVMMFQYLGWHEAAELVFRAMEETVLQKTVTYDLERQMEGATLLKCSEYGEAIVSNMDKVMD, from the coding sequence ATGACAGTCCCAAGCGGAGAAAAAATACAGATTGATGAGGAAAGCAGAAAGCTTGTAATTCCCGACAACCCGATAATTCCCTTCATAGAAGGCGACGGGATAGGCCCCGACATCTGGCACGCATCCCAGATAGTGTTCGACGCCGCGGTCGAGAAAGCTTACGGAGGAAAGAAGAAGATAGAGTGGCTTGAGGTGCTGGCCGGAGAGAAAGCGTATGAAGAGACCGGCGAATGGCTTCCCGAGGAAACCACCGAAACGATAAAAGAATATATTGTTGCCATAAAGGGCCCGCTTACCACTCCAGTTGGAGGAGGAATAAGGAGCCTTAACGTTGCGCTCCGCCAGATACTTGATCTGTACGCCTGCGTAAGGCCCGTAAGATGGATCAAGGGAACCCCTAACCCTCTTCTGGTTCCCGGCAAGCTTGACGTCGTGATATTCAGGGAGAACACCGAGGACGTGTATGCGGGAATCGAGTGGGAGAGCGGCACCGAGGAAGCGGCTGCCGTAAGGGAGTATCTCGTTGAGAATTACGGGGTGAACATCCGAGAGCTAAGCGGGATAGGAATAAAGCCCATAAGTCCTTTCGGAACCAAGAGGCTTGTTAGAAAGGCGATCGAATACGCAATAGAGTATAAAAGAAAGAGCGTCACCCTCGTCCACAAGGGCAACATAATGAAATTCACCGAGGGTGCCTTCCGCGAATGGGGCTACGAGCTTGCGAAAGAGGAGTTCCCGGAGATCACCATAACCGAGGATGAACTCTGGGACGATTACGGCGGCAAGCAGCCCGATGGCAAGATTGTCATGAAGGACCGCATAGCCGACAGCATGTTCCAGCAGGTTCTTACGAGACCCAGTGAATACGACGTGATGGCCATGCCTAATCTTAACGGCGACTACATGTCGGATGCCTGCGCCGCGCAGGTAGGAGGTCTCGGAGTTGCTCCGGGCGGCAACATAGGCGATTACCTGGCGGTTTTCGAAGCCACCCACGGAACCGCTCCCAAGTACACCGGGCAGGACAAGGTAAACCCGGGTTCCGTAATACTCTCGGGAGTCATGATGTTCCAGTACCTGGGATGGCACGAGGCTGCGGAGCTTGTTTTCAGGGCGATGGAGGAGACCGTTTTGCAGAAAACGGTTACCTATGACCTCGAGAGACAGATGGAGGGGGCGACCCTTCTTAAGTGTTCCGAGTACGGAGAGGCCATCGTGTCGAACATGGACAAGGTAATGGACTAG